A genomic segment from Nocardia cyriacigeorgica GUH-2 encodes:
- a CDS encoding fatty acyl-AMP ligase — MSRFTEEMYATARETTRGLVTGEPDAPLRQTWGEIHRIARRMAGGLAAAGIGHGDAVGVLAGMPVDIAPACQGVWMRGASITMLHQPTPRTDLAVWARDTETVLSMIEARAVILGAPFEAAEPLLRERGIAVVRVDQLRDGEDTEPLPTDEADIALQQLTSGSTGSPKAVRITHENFFVNAYAMFNRVKFQLDNDVMVSWLPLFHDMGMVGFLSVPMQFGAEVVCVTPMDFLQRPILWAELIDKYRGTVTAAPNFAYSLLARRLDQAEGSTLDLSCVRYMWNGAEPVDPDTMEKLAAAGQRFGLNPMALTPVYGMAETTLAVSIPDPGHGQVLDVVDADLLEALGKAVPVHDQHSHHGNIRRLPTLGYLVDDLEGRIVDAERQPLPTRSVGVIELRGPAVTSGYVTVEGFRSAQDADGWLDTGDIGYFTEEGLIVVCGRIKDVIIMAGRNIFPTDIERAAMRVKGVRPGNAVAVRLDAGQKRESFAVVVESNDHHNPDEVKRIEREIVHAVFSEVGVRPRTVAVLGPGALPKTSSGKLRRAATAVHLH, encoded by the coding sequence TTGAGCAGGTTCACCGAGGAGATGTACGCGACGGCGCGCGAGACCACGCGCGGGCTGGTGACCGGGGAACCGGATGCACCGCTGCGGCAGACGTGGGGCGAGATCCATCGGATCGCGCGGCGCATGGCGGGCGGTCTGGCCGCCGCCGGAATCGGCCACGGCGACGCGGTCGGGGTGCTGGCCGGCATGCCGGTCGATATCGCACCCGCCTGTCAGGGCGTGTGGATGCGCGGCGCCTCGATCACCATGCTGCATCAGCCGACCCCGCGCACCGATCTGGCGGTCTGGGCCCGTGATACCGAAACCGTGCTGAGCATGATCGAGGCGCGGGCGGTGATCCTCGGTGCACCGTTCGAGGCGGCTGAGCCGCTGCTGCGTGAGCGCGGCATCGCCGTGGTTCGGGTCGACCAGTTACGCGACGGCGAGGACACCGAGCCGCTGCCCACCGACGAGGCCGATATCGCGTTGCAACAACTGACTTCGGGCTCCACCGGTTCGCCCAAGGCCGTGCGGATCACCCATGAGAACTTCTTCGTCAACGCCTACGCCATGTTCAACCGGGTGAAGTTCCAGCTCGACAATGACGTGATGGTCAGCTGGCTGCCGCTGTTCCACGATATGGGCATGGTCGGATTCCTCAGCGTGCCGATGCAATTCGGCGCCGAGGTGGTCTGCGTGACGCCGATGGATTTCCTGCAGCGGCCGATCCTGTGGGCCGAGCTGATCGACAAATATCGCGGCACCGTCACCGCCGCACCGAATTTCGCGTACTCGCTGCTGGCGCGCCGACTCGATCAGGCCGAAGGGTCGACGCTGGACCTGAGCTGCGTGCGCTATATGTGGAACGGCGCCGAACCGGTCGATCCGGACACCATGGAAAAGCTCGCCGCCGCCGGGCAACGCTTCGGGCTCAATCCGATGGCGCTCACCCCGGTCTACGGGATGGCCGAAACCACCCTCGCGGTGTCGATTCCCGATCCCGGGCACGGCCAGGTGCTCGACGTGGTCGACGCCGATCTGCTCGAAGCCCTCGGCAAGGCCGTTCCGGTGCATGATCAGCACTCCCACCACGGCAATATCCGCAGGCTGCCGACGCTGGGCTATCTGGTCGACGACCTGGAGGGCCGCATCGTCGACGCCGAACGTCAGCCGCTGCCGACCCGGTCGGTGGGCGTGATCGAATTGCGTGGCCCCGCCGTCACTTCCGGATATGTGACCGTCGAAGGTTTCCGCTCGGCCCAGGACGCCGACGGCTGGCTCGACACCGGCGATATCGGTTACTTCACCGAAGAAGGGCTGATCGTGGTGTGCGGCCGGATCAAGGACGTGATCATCATGGCCGGCCGCAACATCTTCCCCACCGATATCGAACGGGCCGCGATGCGCGTCAAGGGCGTGCGTCCCGGCAACGCGGTCGCGGTGCGGTTGGACGCCGGGCAGAAGCGGGAGAGTTTCGCGGTGGTGGTGGAAAGCAACGATCACCACAACCCCGACGAGGTCAAACGCATCGAACGCGAGATCGTGCACGCGGTGTTCTCCGAGGTGGGCGTGCGCCCGCGCACGGTCGCGGTACTCGGCCCCGGCGCTCTGCCGAAGACGTCATCGGGCAAGCTGCGCCGCGCCGCCACCGCCGTGCACCTGCACTAA
- the egtA gene encoding ergothioneine biosynthesis glutamate--cysteine ligase EgtA, translating into MAVTLERRQAGPIAADRELSSRAAAEAYIGGVCFKLGPPGLIGAELEWLTTHGECPASGPTAAPRPPLDLLADALGPYAPRSIAPDSPALALPGGSRVTIEPGGQIELSSAPYPSAEELAAQLRADTEMLRKLLETQCVGMVSAAADAGRRARRVLRLPRYQAMERYLASLGPFGKLMMCNTAATQISVDAGADPAEVGARWTALYAIGPALLAAFACSPELRGAPAGEWASQRMRTWLRLDHSRTRPPVEDWADPIAGYARWALDAPLLCVRSREPEAGSAPADCSWAAPPGATFADWLSGALDDEIGRRPDRSDLDYHLTTMFPPVRPSGHLEVRYLDAQPEQSWTVPIDVIDALMSTQAVVAEATTIAAPTAGRWLDAARCGLADPEIRSAATDLLDAAATHAATPTAAEAIHAAAQRCRSARQPGPPESGSAP; encoded by the coding sequence ATGGCGGTCACCCTCGAGCGCAGGCAGGCGGGGCCGATCGCCGCCGACCGGGAGCTGTCCTCCCGCGCGGCGGCGGAGGCCTACATCGGTGGCGTCTGCTTCAAACTCGGCCCGCCCGGGCTGATCGGCGCCGAACTCGAATGGCTCACCACACACGGTGAGTGTCCGGCGTCAGGCCCGACGGCCGCTCCGCGTCCGCCGCTCGACCTGCTGGCGGATGCCCTCGGACCGTACGCGCCACGGTCCATCGCCCCCGATTCGCCCGCGCTCGCGCTGCCGGGTGGCAGCCGGGTCACCATCGAACCCGGCGGTCAGATCGAACTGTCCAGCGCACCGTATCCCTCCGCCGAAGAGCTTGCCGCGCAGCTGCGTGCCGACACCGAGATGCTGCGCAAACTCCTCGAAACCCAGTGTGTGGGCATGGTTTCCGCCGCCGCCGATGCCGGCCGCCGCGCCCGCCGCGTGCTGCGGCTGCCCCGCTATCAGGCCATGGAGCGCTATCTGGCCAGTCTCGGTCCGTTCGGCAAACTCATGATGTGCAATACCGCCGCGACGCAGATCAGCGTCGACGCGGGCGCCGATCCTGCCGAGGTCGGCGCGCGCTGGACCGCCCTGTACGCCATCGGCCCCGCCTTATTGGCCGCCTTCGCGTGTTCACCCGAACTGCGCGGCGCACCGGCGGGGGAGTGGGCTTCGCAGCGCATGCGCACCTGGTTGCGGCTCGACCATTCCCGGACCCGCCCTCCGGTCGAGGACTGGGCCGATCCGATCGCCGGTTATGCCCGCTGGGCGTTGGACGCGCCGCTGTTGTGTGTGCGGTCCCGTGAGCCGGAGGCCGGGTCGGCCCCGGCCGACTGCTCCTGGGCCGCCCCGCCCGGCGCCACCTTCGCCGACTGGCTCTCCGGCGCCCTGGACGACGAGATCGGCCGCCGTCCCGACCGCAGCGATCTCGACTACCACCTGACCACCATGTTCCCGCCGGTCCGGCCGTCCGGGCATCTCGAGGTCCGCTACCTCGACGCGCAGCCGGAACAGAGCTGGACGGTCCCGATCGACGTCATCGATGCGTTGATGTCGACCCAGGCCGTGGTCGCCGAAGCCACGACCATCGCCGCCCCGACGGCAGGACGCTGGCTCGACGCCGCCCGCTGCGGCCTGGCCGACCCCGAGATCCGATCCGCCGCCACCGACTTACTCGACGCCGCGGCCACCCATGCCGCGACCCCCACTGCCGCCGAAGCCATCCACGCCGCCGCACAGCGCTGTCGCAGTGCCCGGCAGCCGGGCCCGCCCGAATCCGGGAGCGCCCCATGA
- a CDS encoding ribonuclease Z, whose protein sequence is MSQRELIVLGTASQVPTKQRNHNGYLLRWGAEGILFDPGEGTQRQMIHAGVSVTDLTRIAITHFHGDHCLGLAGVVQRINLDKVPHPINAYYPASGEQYFERLCEAGVYYRTVELNRHPIAEPGPLDAPGAPFHLTAARLSHPVEAFGYRITEPDGHRIRPERLEAIGLHGPAVGRLQRDGRIDWHGRTVTLDEVSMRRPGQSVAFVMDTRLCPAVYELAAGVDMLVIEATFLDADAGLAEEYGHLTAGQAARVAAEAGVRTLVLTHFSQRYRTLDEHFTEAAKEFDGTIVIAEDLARIPLPPRR, encoded by the coding sequence ATGTCGCAGCGTGAGCTGATCGTCCTCGGCACCGCGAGCCAGGTGCCGACCAAACAGCGCAACCACAACGGCTACCTGCTGCGGTGGGGCGCCGAGGGCATCCTGTTCGATCCGGGCGAAGGCACGCAGCGGCAGATGATCCACGCCGGTGTGTCGGTCACCGACCTCACTCGGATCGCCATCACCCATTTCCACGGCGACCACTGTCTCGGACTGGCGGGAGTGGTGCAGCGGATCAATCTGGACAAGGTGCCGCATCCGATCAACGCCTACTATCCGGCCTCCGGCGAGCAGTACTTCGAGCGGCTGTGCGAGGCCGGCGTCTACTACCGCACCGTCGAACTGAACCGGCATCCGATCGCCGAACCGGGCCCACTCGACGCGCCGGGCGCGCCGTTCCATCTCACCGCGGCCCGGCTCTCGCATCCGGTGGAGGCCTTCGGCTACCGCATCACCGAACCCGACGGCCATCGCATCCGACCGGAGCGGCTCGAGGCCATCGGGCTGCATGGGCCCGCGGTGGGCCGGTTGCAGCGCGACGGCCGCATCGACTGGCACGGCCGCACGGTCACCCTGGACGAGGTGAGCATGCGCCGTCCCGGACAGAGTGTCGCCTTCGTCATGGACACCCGGTTGTGCCCGGCCGTGTACGAACTCGCCGCCGGGGTGGACATGCTCGTCATCGAGGCCACCTTCCTCGACGCCGACGCCGGGCTCGCAGAGGAGTACGGCCACCTCACCGCCGGCCAGGCGGCCCGGGTGGCAGCCGAGGCGGGCGTGCGCACCCTGGTACTGACCCATTTCTCGCAGCGCTACCGCACCCTCGACGAACACTTCACCGAGGCGGCAAAGGAATTCGACGGAACCATCGTCATCGCCGAAGACCTGGCCCGGATCCCGCTGCCACCGCGCCGCTAG
- the egtB gene encoding ergothioneine biosynthesis protein EgtB: MTIHLPAEDTAETEQLRSRIAETLNRARARSAALTDCLDEAELVAQHSRLMSPLVWDLAHIGNQEELWLVRDVGGREPVRADIDELYDAFKHARANRPSLPLLNPSQARAYVGTVREKVWDVLERSSLRGTPLVEGGFAFGMIAQHEQQHDETMLATHQLRAGAPVLSAPAAPTGTAAVTGEVIIPAGQFTMGTSTDPWALDNERPAHLAHVPGFAIDAAPVTNEQYLAFIADGGYERPELWSDRGWSHRLEADLVAPQFWERDTDGTWWRRVFGVLTPLRPHQPVVHVCWFEAEAYARWAGKRLPTEAEWEKAARYDSGTGRSRRYPWGETEPDAAHANLGQRHLEPADVGAYPAGATPAGVHQLIGDVWEWTASRFDGYPGFRAFPYREYSEVFFDGDYRVLRGGSFGTDPVACRATFRNWDHPIRRQIFAGFRLARDLRPGEAA, encoded by the coding sequence GTGACCATCCACTTGCCCGCCGAGGACACAGCCGAGACCGAACAGCTCCGTTCCCGCATCGCGGAGACGCTGAACCGGGCCCGAGCGCGCAGCGCCGCGCTTACCGACTGCCTGGACGAAGCCGAACTCGTCGCGCAACATTCGCGGCTGATGAGCCCGCTGGTATGGGATCTGGCCCATATCGGCAATCAGGAAGAACTGTGGCTGGTGCGTGACGTCGGCGGCCGCGAGCCGGTGCGCGCCGATATCGATGAGCTCTACGACGCGTTCAAACACGCGCGCGCCAACCGTCCGTCGCTGCCGTTGCTGAATCCGAGCCAGGCCCGCGCGTACGTCGGCACGGTGCGCGAGAAGGTGTGGGATGTGCTGGAGCGCAGCAGCTTGCGCGGCACACCGCTGGTCGAGGGTGGGTTCGCTTTCGGCATGATCGCCCAGCACGAGCAGCAGCACGACGAAACGATGCTGGCCACCCACCAGTTGCGGGCCGGCGCACCGGTGCTGTCGGCTCCTGCCGCGCCCACCGGCACCGCCGCGGTGACCGGCGAGGTGATCATCCCGGCCGGGCAGTTCACCATGGGCACCTCCACCGACCCGTGGGCGCTCGACAACGAGCGGCCCGCGCATCTGGCGCATGTGCCGGGCTTCGCCATCGACGCCGCGCCCGTCACCAACGAGCAGTACCTGGCCTTCATCGCCGACGGCGGCTACGAGCGTCCCGAGCTGTGGTCCGACCGCGGCTGGTCGCATCGCCTCGAGGCGGATCTGGTGGCGCCGCAGTTCTGGGAGCGCGATACGGACGGCACATGGTGGCGGCGGGTATTCGGCGTGCTGACGCCGTTGCGTCCGCATCAGCCGGTGGTGCACGTGTGCTGGTTCGAGGCCGAGGCCTACGCCCGCTGGGCGGGTAAACGCCTGCCCACCGAGGCCGAATGGGAGAAGGCCGCCCGCTACGACTCCGGCACCGGCCGCTCGCGCCGCTACCCGTGGGGCGAGACCGAACCCGATGCCGCGCACGCCAATCTGGGCCAGCGCCATCTGGAGCCGGCCGATGTCGGCGCCTACCCCGCGGGCGCGACGCCGGCGGGCGTGCACCAGCTGATCGGTGATGTCTGGGAGTGGACCGCCTCCCGCTTCGACGGCTACCCGGGGTTCCGCGCCTTCCCCTACCGCGAGTACTCCGAGGTCTTCTTCGACGGTGATTACCGCGTCCTGCGCGGCGGTTCCTTCGGCACCGATCCGGTGGCATGCCGCGCCACCTTCCGCAACTGGGACCACCCGATCCGCAGGCAGATCTTCGCCGGTTTCCGCCTGGCCCGCGATCTCCGGCCGGGGGAAGCAGCATGA
- the pth gene encoding aminoacyl-tRNA hydrolase codes for MTDSTPALVVGLGNPGPEYERTRHNVGFLVADVLAERVGGRFSVHKKSGADLLTARLDGRQVLIAKPRSYMNLSGRPVAALARFFSVPATEVIVVHDELDLPFGAIRLKRGGGEGGHNGLRSVSQALTTKDYLRTRIGIGRPPGRQDPADYVLKPFSAPERKEVPVLVEQAADAVELLLRVGLETAQNQLH; via the coding sequence TCCACGCCCGCGCTCGTCGTCGGGCTCGGTAACCCCGGGCCCGAGTACGAGCGCACCAGGCACAATGTGGGCTTTCTGGTCGCCGACGTGCTCGCCGAGCGCGTCGGCGGCCGTTTCAGCGTGCACAAGAAGTCCGGCGCCGATCTGCTCACGGCCCGGCTCGACGGCCGTCAGGTGCTGATCGCCAAGCCACGCTCCTATATGAACCTGTCCGGCCGTCCGGTGGCGGCGCTGGCCCGGTTCTTCTCGGTCCCGGCGACCGAGGTGATCGTCGTGCACGACGAACTCGATCTGCCGTTCGGCGCGATCCGGCTCAAGCGCGGCGGTGGCGAAGGCGGGCACAACGGCCTGCGCTCGGTGTCCCAGGCGCTGACCACCAAGGACTATCTGCGCACCCGCATCGGCATCGGCCGCCCGCCCGGCAGGCAGGATCCGGCGGATTACGTGCTCAAGCCGTTCTCCGCGCCGGAGCGCAAAGAGGTGCCGGTGCTCGTCGAGCAGGCCGCCGATGCCGTGGAGCTACTGCTGCGGGTTGGGCTGGAGACCGCGCAGAACCAGCTGCATTAG
- a CDS encoding aminotransferase class V-fold PLP-dependent enzyme, producing MLNEQRIRADTPGVGDGLVFLDSAGSSLPPRVVTDTVIAHLRREAEVGGYRAANERLDDLAAVKRSIATLINATPASIALSDSATRSWADFFYSVPLGPGDRILISGSDYASNAIAALQRARATGATVEHIPSDPTGQLDLDAFAAQVDDRVKLVSLLHAPTNGGLVNPAAEATRIAHDAGALVLLDACQSAGQIPLDVAELGVDALSATGRKWLRGPRGTGFLYVRPELAASMEPERLDLHSAEWTAPDAYRLAPDASRFEFWEHDVAARLGLGAAVDYLLELGPEQVYAAIAARAEYLRKGLAEIAGVTVRDLGIRHSGIVSFTVDAVAPIEVRDRLAAQDITVTVSHRSSTLLDMTGRALDAVVRASPHCFVGFDELDRFLAAVAEL from the coding sequence ATGCTGAATGAGCAGCGGATACGGGCGGACACCCCCGGCGTCGGAGACGGTCTGGTCTTCCTCGACAGCGCGGGATCGTCGCTGCCGCCGCGGGTGGTCACCGATACCGTCATCGCCCATCTGCGCCGGGAGGCCGAGGTCGGCGGCTATCGCGCGGCCAACGAACGGCTCGACGATCTGGCCGCGGTCAAGCGGTCGATCGCCACGCTCATCAACGCCACACCGGCGAGCATCGCGCTCAGCGACAGCGCCACCCGGTCCTGGGCCGATTTCTTCTACTCGGTCCCGCTCGGTCCGGGCGACCGCATCCTGATCTCGGGTTCCGACTACGCCAGCAACGCCATCGCCGCCCTCCAACGGGCCCGCGCCACCGGCGCCACCGTCGAGCACATCCCCAGCGATCCCACCGGCCAACTCGACCTCGACGCCTTCGCCGCCCAGGTCGACGACCGGGTGAAGCTGGTGTCACTGCTGCACGCGCCGACCAACGGCGGCCTGGTCAATCCGGCCGCCGAGGCCACCCGGATCGCGCACGACGCCGGTGCGCTGGTGCTGCTGGACGCCTGCCAGTCCGCCGGGCAGATCCCGCTCGACGTCGCCGAACTCGGTGTGGACGCGCTGTCGGCCACCGGACGCAAGTGGTTGCGCGGCCCGCGCGGCACCGGATTCCTGTACGTGCGTCCAGAATTGGCCGCGTCCATGGAGCCCGAGCGCCTGGACCTGCACAGTGCGGAGTGGACCGCCCCCGACGCCTACCGCCTCGCCCCCGACGCGAGCCGCTTCGAATTCTGGGAACACGACGTGGCTGCCCGGCTCGGCCTCGGCGCCGCCGTCGACTACCTGCTCGAACTCGGGCCCGAGCAGGTCTACGCCGCGATCGCCGCCCGTGCGGAATACCTGCGCAAGGGCCTGGCCGAGATCGCCGGCGTAACGGTGCGCGATCTCGGGATCCGGCACAGCGGGATCGTGTCGTTCACCGTCGATGCGGTGGCCCCGATCGAGGTGCGGGATCGGCTGGCCGCCCAGGACATCACCGTCACCGTCAGCCACCGCAGCTCGACGCTGCTGGACATGACCGGCCGCGCGCTCGACGCCGTGGTGCGCGCCTCGCCGCACTGTTTCGTCGGCTTCGACGAATTGGACCGGTTCCTCGCCGCCGTCGCGGAACTCTGA